The following are from one region of the Quercus robur chromosome 1, dhQueRobu3.1, whole genome shotgun sequence genome:
- the LOC126727069 gene encoding uncharacterized protein LOC126727069 has product MNASLGSSPSYTWRSIFQSLEVIKSGTRWRVGNGHLIHIWEDKWLPTPSTFKVISPPKEFGDFPMVSSLIDQETKWWKPNVVRMLFLPFEADTILKIPLSQNLPADSLIWIGNKRGVFTVKSAYFIAAKLQADKDLGECSSGDSNSIIWKKLWKLKLPPKVKIFSWRACVNGLPVFLKMAERGIHLGCDCPACGEEVESLTHTLILCDFALSVWSLWQDCPLMLLVNATNFIDVVHNFCTRPNVEHLEYFFAIAWAIWHNRNLLVHNEKDLSPLQVWDLARSVLEDFHEANDALCSTKQSSNDGWMAPPPGFFKVNVDGASPLDGKGISGVGAIVRNDEGKVVAALCKALPLCFPAEWAELFALEQGVLLAQQLAISNVVFESDAASVIQAILQDLCGGVAGHIIQGIQRAKSSFASCSFSHVKRAHNGAAHKLAQFAKWNNASHVWKDNFPLFLDSLLQSDYG; this is encoded by the coding sequence ATGAATGCAAGCCTTGGCAGCAGCCCCTCATACACTTGGCGAAGTATTTTCCAAAGTCTTGAAGTCATTAAGAGCGGAACCCGTTGGAGAGTTGGAAATGGGCATTTAATTCACATTTGGGAAGACAAGTGGCTCCCTACTCCTTCCACATTCAAAGTTATCTCCCCTCCAAAAGAATTTGGAGATTTCCCCATGGTTTCCTCTCTCATTGACCAAGAGACTAAGTGGTGGAAGCCTAATGTGGTAAGGATGCTCTTCTTGCCTTTTGAGGCGGATACTATACTTAAAATACCCCTAAGTCAAAATCTGCCAGCGGATTCCCTTATCTGGATTGGGAATAAAAGAGGGGTGTTCACTGTCAAAAGTGCATACTTCATTGCTGCTAAGCTCCAGGCGGATAAGGATTTGGGGGAATGCTCCTCAGGGGATTCAAATAGTATCATTTGGAAGAAACTATGGAAATTGAAGCTCCCTCCAAAGGTTAAGATTTTCTCTTGGAGAGCTTGTGTAAATGGCCTTCCAGTGTTTCTGAAAATGGCGGAAAGAGGAATTCATTTGGGCTGTGACTGTCCTGCCTGTGGGGAAGAAGTTGAAAGTCTCACTCATACGTTAATCTTGTGTGATTTTGCTCTCTCTGTATGGTCTCTATGGCAAGACTGCCCTCTGATGTTGCTTGTTAATGCTACAAATTTCATTGATGTAGTGCATAATTTCTGTACAAGGCCCAATGTTGAgcacttagaatatttttttgctattgCTTGGGCAATTTGGCACAATCGGAATTTGTTAGTGCATAATGAGAAGGATCTCTCTCCTCTACAGGTTTGGGATTTGGCGAGAAGTGTTCTAGAAGATTTTCATGAAGCCAACGATGCTCTCTGTTCTACAAAGCAAAGTTCAAATGATGGCTGGATGGCCCCTCCGCCTGGGTTTTTCAAGGTGAATGTAGATGGCGCGTCGCCTTTAGATGGCAAAGGCATCTCCGGGGTTGGTGCAATTGTTCGTAACGACGAAGGCAAAGTTGTCGCGGCGCTGTGCAAGGCTCTGCCTTTGTGTTTTCCAGCAGAATGGGCCGAGCTCTTTGCTTTGGAGCAAGGCGTCCTTTTGGCTCAACAGCTGGCCATCTCCAACGTTGTATTTGAATCAGATGCTGCTTCTGTGATTCAAGCTATTTTGCAGGATCTTTGTGGAGGTGTAGCTGGTCATATAATTCAAGGAATTCAGAGAGCAAAATCTTCTTTTGCTAGCTGCTCCTTCAGTCACGTGAAAAGGGCTCATAACGGGGCTGCTCATAAGCTTGCCCAGtttgcaaaatggaataatgcTAGTCATGTATGGAAAGATAATTTTCCGTTGTTTTTAGACTCCCTGCTTCAGTCAGACTATGGCTGA